In a single window of the Bombus affinis isolate iyBomAffi1 unplaced genomic scaffold, iyBomAffi1.2 ctg00000059.1, whole genome shotgun sequence genome:
- the LOC126926787 gene encoding uncharacterized protein LOC126926787: MVCNRADKLIGALRGILPNINGPPSLARRLYYNVWESIVTYGASVWARAANTDKNRKKLKRAQRTALCITTTAYRTVSHAALCVFTGNLPIYIKIKMLGETYERNKIHGSRIGTDDGCKLKEELEAIRKKAQEDWQKEWNNHKKENITKKLIPSALLFTKKKMDIDHHTMQLLTGHGSFGVYRKRIGKDSDSNCLDCVDPNDDAEHALFACPKWTDRRIELENALGGKIDVGNLIATLTAKNESWNKFRQFCKTVMCHRRVTARAWEEARRRTSETTTTWSNEGKNTKQRKTAEGDQSIILNWLRGRHEQ; encoded by the coding sequence atggtgtgtaatagagccgacaagttaataggagcccttaggggaattctacccaacatcaacgggccgcccagcttggctcgtaggctctactacaacgtgtgggagtccatcgtaacttacggagcatcggtgtgggctagagcagcgaataccgataagaacaggaaaaagctgaaacgagcacaacgaacggccctgtgcataacaacgacggcataccgtaccgtctcccacgcggcactttgcgtgtttaccgggaatctcccgatttacataaagataaagatgctcggagagacctacgagaggaacaagatccatgggtccaggattggcacggatgatggctgcaagctgaaggaggaactggaggcgattcgcaagaaggcccaagaggactggcagaaggagtggaacaaccacaaaaaggaaaatatcacaaagaaattaataccgagtgcgctgctatttaccaaaaagaagatggacatcgatcaccacaccatgcagctgctaaccgggcatgggagcttcggtgtctataggaaaaggattggcaaggacagcgacagcaactgtctcgactgtgtagacccgaacgacgatgcagagcacgccctcttcgcgtgcccgaagtggacggacagaaggatcgagctggagaacgctctgggcgggaagatagacgtgggcaatctgatcgccacgttgaccgccaagaacgagagctggaataaattcaggcaattctgcaagaccgtcatgtgtcacaggagggtgacagcgagggcctgggaagaggcaaggaggagaacgagcgaaacaacaactacgtggagcaatgagggcaagaacacgaaacaacgaaaaaccgcagaaggagaccagtccattattctgaactggctgagaggacgacatgagcagtaa
- the LOC126926798 gene encoding uncharacterized protein LOC126926798 isoform X2 → MKWITVTGDLKGISSNWPGKTTEQKGSRLKSFRSNSFDVSTLHGAKSKLSGSSKAAISTFMAPSNWFTKRHQLMSKKPEDLVTASLSLKFDKSKVVKAVKETLGKKSPNSEVKHKVVWDNTSGTKVDAQRMHFIVKINKVNNNVRCLNVSFKNSRLACLQT, encoded by the exons atgaagtggataacggtaaccggagatctgaagggaatttcttcaaactggcccggaaaaacgaccgaacagaaaggaagtcgattgaagagcttccgttccaacagcttcgacgtgtcgacattgcacggagctaaaagtaagcttagcggatcctcgaaagccgctatttcgacctttatggcaccgtcgaattggttcacgaagagacaccaattgatgtcgaagaagccggaagatttagtaacggccagtttaagtctcaagttcgataaatcgaaggtagtgaaggcggtgaaggaaacgttgggtaaaaagtcccctaatagcgaggtcaaacacaaagtcgtatgggacaacactagtggaaccaaagtggacgctcag agaatgcactttatcgtaaaaattaataaagtcaacaacaacgtga gatgtctaaatgtcagctttaagaacagtagacttgcctgccttcaaacttaa
- the LOC126926798 gene encoding uncharacterized protein LOC126926798 isoform X1, with product MKWITVTGDLKGISSNWPGKTTEQKGSRLKSFRSNSFDVSTLHGAKSKLSGSSKAAISTFMAPSNWFTKRHQLMSKKPEDLVTASLSLKFDKSKVVKAVKETLGKKSPNSEVKHKVVWDNTSGTKVDAQVFGSAIEKMLTAQKGNDTGASGSSGKPSVSPNKPMSGKVTNWFSNTKNQNRNQTESSEPSLCSSLKDLFKK from the exons atgaagtggataacggtaaccggagatctgaagggaatttcttcaaactggcccggaaaaacgaccgaacagaaaggaagtcgattgaagagcttccgttccaacagcttcgacgtgtcgacattgcacggagctaaaagtaagcttagcggatcctcgaaagccgctatttcgacctttatggcaccgtcgaattggttcacgaagagacaccaattgatgtcgaagaagccggaagatttagtaacggccagtttaagtctcaagttcgataaatcgaaggtagtgaaggcggtgaaggaaacgttgggtaaaaagtcccctaatagcgaggtcaaacacaaagtcgtatgggacaacactagtggaaccaaagtggacgctcag gtatttggtagcgcaattgagaagatgttaacggcgcaaaagggaaacgatacgggggcttccgggtcgagcggaaagccctcggtatctccgaacaaaccaatgtcaggcaaagtgacaaattggttttcaaataccaagaatcaaaatcggaatcagacggaatccagcgaaccgtctctctgttcttccctaaaggacctattcaagaagtaa